In Bradyrhizobium sp. 1(2017), one DNA window encodes the following:
- a CDS encoding methionine synthase — protein sequence MLFPTTIAGSLPKPEWLAEPNMLWAPWKSQGEELLRAKRDATLLAVKVQEDAGIDIVTEGEQARQHFVHGFLEKVEGIDFAHKVEMGIRKDRYKAMVPQVVAPLRLKGRVHADEARVARSHTQKKLKFTLPGPMTIIDTIADRYYGDRVKMAFAFAELLNEEAKALQADGVDLVQFDEPAFNVYMDEVNDWGIKALERAAQGLTCTTAVHICYGYGIKANTDWKETLGNQWRQYEQIFPAIDASPIQQVAIECRNSKVPLDLLALLKTKIVQAGVIDVASDTVETAEDVVKVIDAVSKFVPKTNIIATTNCGMAPMRREIAEAKLMALGAGAALAREKLG from the coding sequence ATGCTGTTTCCAACCACGATCGCCGGCTCCTTGCCGAAGCCGGAATGGCTTGCCGAGCCCAACATGCTGTGGGCGCCCTGGAAGTCGCAAGGCGAGGAGCTTCTCCGTGCCAAGCGCGATGCGACGTTGCTCGCCGTGAAAGTCCAGGAGGATGCCGGCATCGACATCGTCACCGAGGGCGAGCAGGCCCGCCAGCATTTCGTGCACGGCTTCCTGGAGAAGGTCGAAGGCATCGACTTCGCCCACAAGGTCGAGATGGGCATCCGCAAGGACCGCTACAAAGCGATGGTGCCGCAGGTGGTCGCTCCGCTCCGGCTCAAGGGCCGCGTTCATGCGGACGAGGCACGCGTTGCGCGCTCGCACACCCAGAAGAAGCTGAAATTCACCCTGCCCGGCCCGATGACCATCATCGACACGATCGCGGACCGATACTATGGCGACCGCGTGAAGATGGCCTTTGCCTTCGCCGAGCTCCTCAACGAAGAGGCCAAGGCGCTGCAGGCCGACGGCGTCGATCTCGTGCAGTTCGACGAGCCCGCCTTCAACGTCTACATGGACGAGGTCAACGACTGGGGCATCAAGGCGCTGGAGCGCGCGGCGCAGGGCCTGACCTGCACCACCGCCGTGCACATCTGCTACGGCTATGGCATCAAGGCCAACACCGACTGGAAGGAGACGCTCGGGAACCAGTGGCGGCAGTACGAGCAGATCTTCCCGGCGATCGACGCCAGCCCGATCCAGCAGGTCGCGATCGAGTGCCGCAATTCGAAGGTGCCGCTCGACCTGTTGGCGCTGCTCAAGACCAAGATCGTGCAGGCCGGCGTGATCGACGTCGCCAGCGACACGGTAGAGACGGCCGAGGACGTCGTGAAGGTGATCGACGCCGTGTCGAAATTCGTCCCCAAGACCAATATCATCGCCACCACCAATTGCGGCATGGCGCCGATGCGCCGCGAGATCGCCGAGGCCAAGCTGATGGCGCTCGGCGCAGGTGCGGCGCTCGCGCGCGAGAAGCTGGGGTGA
- the gpt gene encoding xanthine phosphoribosyltransferase: protein MAGEAPELSAQERAGKAFPVSWDQFHRDCRALTWRLNEVGPFHAVIAITRGGLVPAAIVARELGVRVIDTVCIASYDHDKQGELQVLKGISEAAMQLGGGTGKGLLIVDDLVDTGKTGKLVREMLPDAHFATVYAKPMGRPLVDTFITEVSQDTWIFFPWDTALSYHPPLRDGAA from the coding sequence ATGGCGGGTGAAGCACCGGAACTCAGCGCGCAGGAGCGGGCCGGCAAGGCCTTCCCGGTCTCGTGGGACCAGTTCCACCGGGACTGCCGGGCGCTGACCTGGCGGCTCAACGAGGTCGGCCCGTTCCATGCGGTGATCGCAATCACACGCGGCGGCCTGGTGCCGGCCGCGATCGTTGCGCGCGAGCTTGGTGTGCGCGTCATCGATACGGTCTGCATCGCCAGCTACGACCACGACAAGCAGGGCGAGCTCCAGGTCCTCAAGGGCATTTCCGAGGCGGCGATGCAACTCGGCGGCGGCACCGGCAAGGGCCTGCTCATCGTCGACGACCTCGTCGACACCGGCAAGACCGGCAAGCTGGTGCGCGAGATGCTGCCCGATGCGCATTTCGCCACGGTCTACGCCAAGCCGATGGGTCGTCCGCTGGTCGATACCTTCATCACGGAGGTGTCGCAGGACACCTGGATCTTCTTCCCCTGGGACACCGCGCTGTCCTACCACCCGCCGCTGCGCGACGGGGCGGCGTGA
- a CDS encoding competence/damage-inducible protein A: MSEIVTAGILVIGDEILSGRTKDKNIGFIAEYLTNIGIDLKEVRVVSDDEADIIAALDALRHRYTYVFTTGGIGPTHDDITADSVAKAFGVGIDHHPEVVARFRERWSEQDLNEARLRMARIPDGAELIQSATILAPGFKIGNVIVMAGVPSIMQAMMDIVSPKLKSGVRMLSESVRANAREGDIGSPLRAIAEAHPDTIIGSYPFMDEEQKPNTNLVVRSRDAEKLASAMAAVKEMLAGLNVSR, encoded by the coding sequence ATGAGCGAGATCGTCACGGCGGGCATTCTGGTCATTGGGGACGAAATCCTGTCCGGCCGGACCAAGGACAAGAACATCGGCTTCATCGCCGAATATCTGACCAATATCGGCATCGACCTGAAGGAGGTCCGGGTCGTCTCCGACGACGAGGCCGACATCATCGCCGCGTTGGATGCGCTGCGGCATCGCTACACTTATGTCTTCACGACAGGAGGCATCGGCCCGACCCATGACGACATCACCGCCGACAGCGTCGCCAAGGCGTTCGGCGTCGGCATCGATCATCACCCGGAGGTGGTTGCACGCTTCCGCGAGCGCTGGAGCGAGCAGGACCTCAACGAGGCTCGGCTGCGCATGGCCCGCATCCCCGACGGTGCCGAGCTGATCCAGAGCGCGACCATCCTCGCCCCCGGCTTCAAGATCGGCAATGTCATCGTGATGGCCGGCGTGCCCTCGATCATGCAGGCGATGATGGACATCGTCTCGCCCAAGCTGAAATCGGGCGTGCGCATGCTGTCCGAATCGGTCCGCGCCAATGCGCGGGAGGGCGACATCGGCAGCCCGCTGCGCGCGATCGCCGAAGCCCACCCCGACACCATCATCGGCAGCTATCCATTCATGGACGAGGAGCAGAAGCCGAACACAAATCTCGTGGTGCGTTCGCGCGATGCGGAGAAGCTCGCATCCGCCATGGCGGCGGTGAAGGAAATGCTGGCGGGATTGAACGTCAGCCGTTAG
- a CDS encoding circularly permuted type 2 ATP-grasp protein has translation MAVAFDEMNIPGGDLRPAYQELARWLKETPPEALEYRRQEAELLFRRIGITFAVYGDSESTERLIPFDVVPRIMSGKEWALLEKGLKQRVRALNMFLRDIYHGRDILRAEIVPDDLIFQNPVFRPEMNGQQVPHDVYVHIAGIDIVRVDAEDFIVLEDNARTPSGVSYMLENREIMMRLFPDLFARHKVAPVERYPDELLAALRSVAPQSASGEPTVALLTPGVYNSAYYEHSFLADKLGIELVEGRDLIVKNNEVFMRTTEGVKRVDVIYRRVDDDFLDPLTFRPDSVLGVPGLMSAYAAGNITLANAVGTGIADDKAIYSYMPDIVKFYLGEEPILKNVPTWRCREPKDLAYVLDNLGELVVKEVHGSGGYGMLIGPAATKATIEAFREKLKREPEGFIAQPTLALSTCPTCTASGLAPRHVDLRPFVLTGSKRTTIVPGGLTRVALKEGSLVVNSSQGGGTKDTWILDE, from the coding sequence ATGGCAGTCGCGTTTGATGAAATGAATATTCCCGGCGGGGACCTTCGCCCCGCCTATCAGGAGCTGGCGCGCTGGCTCAAGGAGACGCCACCCGAGGCGCTCGAATATCGCCGCCAGGAAGCCGAGCTCCTGTTCCGCCGCATCGGCATCACCTTCGCCGTCTACGGCGATTCAGAATCCACCGAACGCCTGATCCCCTTCGACGTGGTCCCGCGGATCATGTCCGGCAAGGAATGGGCGCTGCTGGAGAAGGGCCTGAAGCAGCGCGTGCGCGCGCTGAACATGTTCCTGCGCGACATCTATCACGGCCGCGACATCCTGCGCGCCGAGATCGTGCCCGACGACCTGATCTTCCAGAACCCGGTCTTCCGTCCCGAGATGAACGGCCAGCAGGTGCCGCACGACGTCTACGTGCACATCGCCGGCATCGACATCGTCCGCGTCGATGCCGAAGACTTCATCGTGCTGGAGGACAACGCCCGCACGCCCTCGGGCGTGTCCTACATGCTGGAAAACCGCGAGATCATGATGCGGCTGTTTCCGGACCTGTTCGCCCGCCACAAGGTGGCGCCGGTCGAACGCTATCCGGACGAGCTGCTCGCCGCGCTGCGCTCGGTCGCGCCGCAAAGCGCATCCGGCGAGCCGACGGTCGCCTTGCTCACGCCCGGCGTCTACAACTCGGCCTATTACGAGCACTCCTTCCTTGCCGACAAGCTCGGTATCGAGCTGGTCGAGGGCCGCGACCTCATCGTCAAGAACAACGAAGTGTTCATGCGAACGACCGAGGGGGTCAAACGGGTCGACGTGATCTATCGCCGCGTCGACGACGACTTCCTCGATCCCCTCACCTTCCGCCCCGATTCCGTGCTCGGCGTGCCCGGCCTGATGTCGGCCTATGCGGCCGGCAACATCACGCTCGCCAACGCCGTCGGCACCGGCATCGCCGACGACAAGGCGATCTACTCCTACATGCCCGACATCGTGAAGTTCTATCTCGGCGAAGAGCCGATCCTGAAGAACGTCCCGACCTGGCGCTGCCGCGAGCCGAAGGACCTCGCCTACGTGCTGGACAATCTCGGCGAACTCGTCGTCAAGGAAGTGCATGGCTCGGGCGGCTACGGCATGCTGATCGGCCCCGCCGCGACGAAAGCGACCATCGAGGCCTTCCGCGAGAAGCTCAAGCGCGAGCCGGAAGGTTTCATCGCGCAGCCGACGCTGGCGCTCTCGACCTGCCCGACCTGCACGGCGTCAGGGCTTGCGCCGCGCCATGTCGATCTGCGGCCCTTCGTGCTCACCGGCAGCAAGCGCACCACCATCGTGCCGGGCGGGCTGACCCGCGTCGCGCTGAAGGAAGGCTCCCTGGTGGTGAATTCGAGCCAGGGCGGCGGCACCAAAGACACCTGGATCCTGGACGAGTAG
- a CDS encoding alpha-E domain-containing protein, with protein MLSRTAENLYWLARYVERAEYLARTIDATLRVTALPAAYVGKTNEWDSALLTAGVAGSFYQQYEEANEHNVVDYLSFSADNPSSIRNCIEAARLNSRSVRTALTSEMWDTINSAWIELQAVWSKGTSTREDLAKFLRFVQETSLRFDGSAYRTMLRNDAYWFSRMGVHLERADNTARILDVKYHVLLPEEEHVGGPLDFYQWSSILRSVSALTAYHWVYRETLKPWLIADLLILNDTLPRSLASCYGNLVRNLDQIGVAYGRQGPAQRHARGIRNRLEHSNMNDIFQHGVHEFIQEFIADNSRLGEIITKQYLI; from the coding sequence ATGCTGTCGCGTACCGCCGAAAACCTCTACTGGCTCGCCCGCTACGTCGAACGGGCCGAGTACCTCGCGCGCACCATCGATGCGACCTTGCGCGTCACCGCACTTCCCGCCGCCTATGTCGGCAAGACCAACGAGTGGGATTCGGCGCTGCTCACCGCCGGCGTCGCCGGCAGCTTCTATCAGCAATATGAGGAAGCCAACGAGCACAACGTCGTCGATTATCTCTCGTTCTCGGCGGACAATCCGTCCTCGATCAGGAACTGCATCGAGGCGGCGCGGCTGAATTCGCGCTCGGTGCGCACCGCTCTCACCAGCGAGATGTGGGACACCATCAACTCGGCCTGGATCGAGCTCCAGGCCGTCTGGAGCAAGGGCACCTCCACGCGCGAGGATCTCGCGAAGTTCCTGCGCTTCGTGCAGGAGACCTCGCTGCGCTTCGACGGCTCGGCCTACCGGACCATGCTGCGCAACGACGCCTACTGGTTCTCGCGGATGGGCGTGCATCTGGAGCGCGCCGACAACACCGCGCGCATCCTCGATGTGAAGTATCACGTGCTCTTGCCCGAGGAAGAACATGTCGGCGGACCGCTCGACTTCTATCAGTGGAGCTCGATCCTGCGATCGGTCTCGGCGCTGACCGCCTATCACTGGGTGTATCGCGAGACGCTGAAGCCGTGGCTGATCGCGGATTTGCTGATCCTGAACGACACGCTGCCGCGCTCGCTCGCAAGCTGCTACGGCAATCTCGTGCGCAACCTCGACCAGATCGGCGTCGCCTATGGCCGCCAGGGCCCGGCCCAGCGCCATGCCCGCGGCATCCGCAACCGGCTGGAACACAGCAATATGAACGACATTTTCCAGCATGGCGTGCATGAATTCATTCAGGAATTCATTGCCGACAATTCCAGGCTGGGCGAAATCATCACGAAGCAGTATTTGATCTGA
- a CDS encoding transglutaminase family protein: MRLRIQHTTTYRYEPPATSVIQILRMTPGSHDGQYVADWQIDVSTDTKLDTHEDAFGNVTHVLSCGPVGDIKIIAEGLIETHDTGGVLRGTDERFPAGMFLRPTDLTSVNPAMLAVARQLRSESESDTLGFLHTLMTEIGDHMTFDEDPTNSGTSAAEAFALKRGVCQDYAHIFIACARSGGVPARFVSGHFLRSDGTVHQDAGHAWAEAYVPDLGWVGFDPANSICATDAHVRVAIGLDYLGAAPVRGTRYGGGTETLTVAVKVEQAGRGGQSQSQRQS, translated from the coding sequence ATGCGCCTGCGAATCCAGCACACCACGACCTATCGCTACGAGCCGCCGGCCACCAGCGTGATCCAGATCTTGCGCATGACGCCCGGCAGCCATGACGGGCAATATGTGGCGGACTGGCAGATCGACGTCTCGACCGACACCAAACTCGACACCCACGAGGACGCGTTCGGCAACGTCACCCATGTGCTGTCCTGCGGACCCGTCGGCGACATCAAGATCATCGCCGAGGGCCTGATCGAGACCCACGACACCGGCGGCGTGCTGCGCGGCACGGACGAGCGCTTTCCGGCCGGCATGTTTCTGCGCCCGACCGACCTCACCTCGGTCAATCCGGCGATGCTGGCGGTTGCGCGCCAGCTGCGCAGCGAGTCCGAGAGCGACACGCTCGGCTTCCTGCACACGTTGATGACCGAGATCGGCGATCACATGACCTTCGACGAGGACCCGACCAACAGCGGGACCTCGGCGGCCGAGGCGTTCGCCCTCAAGCGCGGCGTCTGCCAGGACTACGCGCATATCTTCATCGCCTGTGCGCGCAGCGGCGGCGTGCCGGCGCGTTTCGTCTCCGGGCACTTCCTGCGTTCGGACGGCACGGTGCACCAGGACGCCGGCCACGCCTGGGCCGAGGCCTATGTGCCCGATCTGGGCTGGGTCGGCTTCGATCCCGCCAACAGCATCTGCGCCACCGACGCCCATGTCCGCGTCGCGATCGGGCTCGACTATCTCGGCGCCGCGCCCGTGCGCGGCACCCGCTATGGCGGCGGCACCGAGACGCTGACGGTCGCGGTCAAGGTCGAGCAGGCCGGCCGCGGCGGGCAGTCGCAATCGCAGCGACAGAGCTAG
- a CDS encoding acyl-CoA dehydrogenase family protein — protein MLVGIRELAPEITARAAEIEAARRVPPDLVDRLRSIGLFRMFVPRSHGGLEFDLPAGMEVIRALTRLDGSIGWISIVGGVGALFAAAARPELYQKMYQDGPDVAICGSSQPAGTAERVSGGYRVKGRWPFASSCTHADWIGGFCIVTENGKPVPGPHGKPQVRAVALPARDWEIEDTWHAAGLKGTGSHHITLHERLVPEIHIFDLEAAPRLSGPLYQALRQWLPLLHGTFSVGLAEGTFDDLLALAHTGRQQLYATTSMRDSEVFQYEVGRISADLSAAQAFHEVQVASHWRRALAGTLNDEDLLIESARSAVWLATTCVGIADASFALAGSSAVYDSSPLQRRLRDLHIGAQHAHAQQRQYVDVGKLALRRSAEL, from the coding sequence ATGCTCGTGGGCATCCGGGAGTTGGCTCCAGAGATCACGGCACGCGCCGCCGAGATCGAAGCTGCGCGCCGTGTCCCGCCTGACCTCGTGGACCGGTTGCGGTCGATCGGGCTGTTTCGGATGTTCGTCCCGAGGAGCCACGGCGGGCTGGAGTTCGATCTTCCGGCCGGAATGGAGGTCATCAGGGCACTGACCCGCCTCGACGGCTCGATCGGCTGGATTTCGATTGTCGGCGGTGTCGGCGCGCTTTTCGCCGCCGCGGCACGCCCTGAATTGTATCAGAAAATGTATCAGGACGGACCTGATGTCGCGATCTGCGGCTCCTCGCAGCCGGCCGGAACGGCGGAGCGCGTGTCGGGCGGCTATCGCGTCAAGGGCCGGTGGCCGTTTGCCAGCTCTTGCACGCATGCCGACTGGATCGGCGGATTCTGCATCGTCACCGAAAATGGCAAGCCCGTCCCCGGCCCGCACGGCAAGCCGCAGGTTCGCGCCGTGGCGCTGCCGGCGCGCGACTGGGAGATCGAGGACACCTGGCACGCCGCCGGGCTCAAGGGCACCGGCAGCCATCACATCACGCTTCATGAGAGGCTGGTTCCTGAGATCCATATCTTCGATCTCGAAGCAGCCCCCCGCCTGTCCGGTCCGCTCTATCAGGCGCTACGGCAATGGCTGCCATTGCTTCACGGCACATTTTCGGTGGGGCTCGCCGAAGGTACGTTCGATGACCTGCTCGCGCTGGCCCATACCGGGCGGCAGCAACTATATGCGACCACGTCGATGCGGGACTCCGAGGTCTTCCAGTACGAGGTGGGGCGGATTTCTGCCGACCTCAGCGCCGCGCAGGCCTTTCACGAAGTCCAGGTCGCCAGCCACTGGCGCCGCGCACTGGCCGGCACGTTGAACGACGAAGATCTCTTGATCGAGAGCGCGAGATCCGCAGTCTGGCTGGCCACGACCTGCGTCGGCATCGCAGACGCGAGTTTCGCGCTTGCCGGAAGCAGTGCGGTCTACGACAGCTCGCCGCTGCAGCGTCGCCTGCGCGACCTTCATATCGGCGCACAGCACGCCCATGCACAGCAAAGGCAGTATGTCGATGTCGGCAAGCTGGCCTTGCGCCGCTCGGCCGAACTCTGA
- a CDS encoding carboxymuconolactone decarboxylase family protein: MATVKLLSDDELSSEARAVFDDIRKVRKSDFVNNFWRALAHDPKTLRRTWESIKEVMAPGTLDPKVKEMLYVAVSIAHGCSYCIHSHTAAARAKGMSEAEYGELLAIVGMAAETNRLVTALGVPVDEAFLVDAAD, encoded by the coding sequence ATGGCGACTGTGAAACTGCTTTCGGATGACGAGCTCTCCAGCGAGGCCCGCGCCGTCTTCGACGATATCCGCAAGGTGCGGAAATCGGATTTCGTCAATAATTTCTGGCGCGCGCTGGCGCATGATCCGAAGACGCTGCGGCGGACCTGGGAAAGCATCAAGGAGGTGATGGCTCCCGGCACGCTCGATCCCAAAGTCAAGGAGATGCTCTATGTCGCGGTTTCGATCGCGCATGGCTGCAGCTACTGCATCCATTCGCACACCGCCGCCGCACGGGCCAAGGGCATGAGCGAAGCCGAATATGGCGAGCTGCTCGCCATCGTCGGCATGGCCGCGGAAACGAACCGGCTGGTCACCGCGCTCGGCGTACCCGTCGATGAGGCATTCCTCGTCGACGCCGCGGATTGA
- a CDS encoding proteasome-type protease, with protein sequence MTYCCGILVRDGLVMIADTRTNAGLDNVSTFRKLHIFSKPGERIMAIASAGNLAISQSVLSTLTEGLEDPNTGEIETLMNAPTMFQAAQRIGRAIRAVHATEGPALKSEDVSFDVSFLFGGQIKGSRMRLFMIYTAGNFIECTTDTPYLQIGEHKYGKPVLDRAMHYDVELYEALKTGLISMDSTMRSNLGVGLPIDVLVVRSDACDADLNHRIEAGEPYFHDLRSRWSAALRAAHQNIPRPPYKNEKESKT encoded by the coding sequence ATGACCTATTGTTGCGGAATCCTGGTTCGGGACGGTCTGGTGATGATCGCCGATACCCGCACCAACGCCGGTCTCGACAACGTCTCGACCTTCCGCAAGCTGCACATCTTCTCCAAGCCCGGCGAGCGCATCATGGCGATCGCGAGCGCCGGCAATCTCGCCATCAGCCAGTCGGTGCTGTCGACGCTGACCGAAGGCCTGGAGGATCCCAACACGGGCGAGATCGAGACGCTGATGAACGCGCCGACCATGTTCCAGGCCGCCCAGCGCATCGGCCGGGCGATCCGTGCGGTGCACGCGACCGAAGGGCCGGCGCTGAAATCCGAGGACGTCTCCTTCGACGTCTCCTTCCTGTTCGGCGGCCAGATCAAGGGTTCCCGGATGCGCCTGTTCATGATCTACACCGCCGGCAATTTCATCGAATGCACCACCGACACGCCGTACTTGCAGATCGGCGAGCACAAATACGGCAAGCCGGTGCTCGACCGGGCCATGCATTACGACGTCGAGCTCTATGAGGCGCTGAAGACCGGCCTGATCTCGATGGACTCGACCATGCGCTCCAACCTCGGCGTCGGCCTGCCGATCGACGTGCTGGTGGTGCGGAGCGATGCCTGCGATGCCGATCTCAACCATCGCATCGAGGCCGGCGAGCCCTATTTCCACGATCTGCGCTCGCGCTGGTCGGCGGCGCTGCGCGCCGCGCATCAGAACATCCCGCGGCCGCCCTACAAGAACGAAAAAGAATCCAAAACCTGA
- a CDS encoding SDR family oxidoreductase, whose amino-acid sequence MSEAKKIALVTGAGTGVGRAASLALMNTGFTVVLTGRRLDMLEETAKLGPAGKSLCVTADMTKPDSIAALFDKVKATYGRLDVLFNNAGMGAPAVNFEDLSLEQWQAVVNTNLTGPFLCTQHAFRIMKGQTPRGGRIINNGSISAHAPRPFSAAYTSTKHAITGLTKASNLDGRMYDIAVGQVDIGNAATPMTDRMVNGPGVLQPDGTTKHEPRMDAKAVGDAVAYMAGLPLDANVLTMTVMATKMPFVGRG is encoded by the coding sequence ATGAGCGAAGCAAAGAAGATCGCACTGGTGACGGGCGCCGGCACCGGCGTCGGGCGCGCGGCGTCGCTGGCGCTGATGAACACCGGCTTCACGGTGGTGCTCACAGGGCGCCGGCTCGACATGCTCGAGGAGACGGCGAAGCTCGGCCCCGCCGGCAAAAGCCTCTGCGTCACCGCCGACATGACCAAGCCGGATTCGATCGCCGCGCTGTTTGACAAGGTGAAGGCGACCTACGGCCGGCTCGATGTGCTGTTCAACAATGCCGGCATGGGCGCCCCCGCCGTGAACTTCGAGGACCTCAGCCTCGAGCAGTGGCAGGCGGTGGTGAACACCAACCTCACCGGCCCGTTCCTGTGCACCCAGCACGCCTTCCGCATCATGAAGGGCCAGACCCCGCGCGGCGGCCGCATCATCAACAACGGTTCGATCTCGGCGCATGCGCCGCGACCGTTCTCGGCGGCCTACACCTCGACCAAGCACGCCATCACCGGCCTGACCAAGGCTTCGAACCTCGACGGCCGCATGTACGACATCGCGGTCGGCCAGGTCGACATCGGCAATGCCGCAACGCCGATGACCGACCGCATGGTCAACGGCCCCGGCGTGCTGCAGCCCGACGGCACCACCAAGCACGAGCCGCGCATGGACGCCAAGGCGGTTGGCGATGCCGTCGCCTACATGGCCGGCCTGCCGCTGGACGCCAACGTGCTGACCATGACGGTGATGGCGACCAAGATGCCGTTCGTGGGGCGGGGCTGA